A genomic stretch from Frigoribacterium sp. PvP032 includes:
- a CDS encoding MFS transporter produces the protein MRWSLLRIPAFRALWVGRLLSWVVGGLAPLALVFAAVDLGADATQLGLVVAARAVPNVVLVLVGGALADRLPRRLVATASSVVSAASLVAAGVLLLTGRETLVTLAVAAALTGAAAAFFGPASSAMLRDVLVEPLVRDGTVLARISMNVGLIVGTAVGGALVGVAGTGSALLVGAGLSVVAALAFARVPRSVTGASGSGSLLHDLGSGIGFVARSPWLRATLALAFVHQLSFAGGVQVIGPLVADESFGRVLWGFAGAVQTLGLVVGAVWAGKLRGRLRLAVACLATSALVLPLVLLAGAHLDQPEVLDAPYVDPLHWAFWLCLGLFVSSVGLELFTVPLDVAIQTLVPRAYLGRVFGALTLATLAGIPVGELVVGPLAGRFGTPSALLVLAGLIAVVAVAVAVSPRVRRIDAPAAQSADERVGQE, from the coding sequence GTGAGGTGGTCGCTGCTGCGCATCCCGGCGTTCCGCGCCCTGTGGGTCGGACGTCTGCTGTCGTGGGTGGTCGGCGGGCTGGCCCCTCTCGCCCTCGTCTTCGCGGCCGTCGACCTCGGCGCGGACGCGACGCAGCTCGGCCTCGTCGTGGCGGCTCGCGCGGTGCCGAACGTGGTGCTCGTGCTCGTGGGCGGCGCCCTCGCGGACCGGCTGCCGCGGCGCCTGGTGGCCACCGCCTCCTCGGTGGTCTCGGCCGCCTCCCTGGTGGCTGCAGGGGTGCTGCTGCTGACGGGGCGCGAGACCCTGGTGACGCTGGCCGTCGCGGCCGCCCTGACGGGCGCCGCCGCCGCGTTCTTCGGACCGGCCTCGAGCGCGATGCTGCGCGACGTGCTCGTCGAGCCCCTCGTCCGCGACGGCACCGTGCTGGCGCGCATCAGCATGAACGTCGGCCTGATCGTCGGCACGGCCGTCGGAGGCGCGCTCGTCGGCGTCGCGGGGACGGGCAGCGCTCTGCTGGTCGGCGCCGGTTTGTCGGTGGTGGCCGCGCTGGCCTTCGCACGCGTCCCGCGCTCGGTGACGGGCGCCTCCGGCTCGGGGTCGCTGCTGCACGACCTGGGCTCGGGGATCGGCTTCGTGGCGCGGTCGCCGTGGCTGCGGGCGACCCTGGCGCTCGCGTTCGTGCACCAGCTCAGCTTCGCGGGCGGGGTGCAGGTGATCGGGCCGCTCGTGGCGGACGAGTCGTTCGGCCGCGTGCTGTGGGGCTTCGCCGGCGCGGTCCAGACGCTGGGCCTGGTCGTGGGCGCGGTGTGGGCAGGCAAGCTCCGCGGACGCCTGCGCCTGGCGGTCGCGTGCCTGGCGACGTCGGCGCTGGTGCTGCCCCTCGTGCTGCTCGCGGGGGCGCACCTCGACCAGCCGGAGGTGCTGGACGCGCCCTACGTCGATCCGCTGCACTGGGCGTTCTGGCTCTGCCTCGGCCTCTTCGTGTCGAGCGTCGGCCTCGAGCTGTTCACGGTCCCGCTCGACGTGGCGATCCAGACGCTGGTGCCGCGGGCCTACCTCGGCCGGGTCTTCGGTGCGCTGACGCTGGCGACGCTGGCGGGCATCCCCGTCGGCGAGCTCGTGGTCGGGCCCCTGGCCGGTCGCTTCGGCACGCCATCCGCCCTGCTGGTGCTGGCGGGCCTGATCGCCGTCGTCGCCGTGGCGGTCGCCGTCAGCCCGCGGGTGCGCCGGATCGACGCACCCGCGGCCCAGTCGGCCGACGAGCGGGTCGGCCAGGAGTAG
- a CDS encoding DUF2945 domain-containing protein, with product MTFSKGDHVTWKTPQGETHGTVVDKRVKEFQFDGQKFKASDDEPYFIVKSDKTDAEAAHKESALSKKK from the coding sequence ATGACGTTCAGCAAGGGCGACCACGTGACGTGGAAGACGCCGCAGGGCGAGACCCACGGCACCGTGGTGGACAAGCGCGTGAAGGAGTTCCAGTTCGACGGCCAGAAGTTCAAGGCGTCCGACGACGAGCCGTACTTCATCGTGAAGAGCGACAAGACCGACGCGGAGGCGGCTCACAAGGAGTCGGCCCTCTCGAAGAAGAAGTAG